One stretch of Phaeodactylum tricornutum CCAP 1055/1 chromosome 9, whole genome shotgun sequence DNA includes these proteins:
- a CDS encoding predicted protein, with amino-acid sequence MQSNSNGGNNSNSDFSKKDEFRRYLEKSGVLDALTKVLVGLYEEPDRPNNALDYMKRYLGAPSAVDIDGIKQENSELKIQIEKMKKQLAELQE; translated from the coding sequence ATGCAGTCCAACAGCAATGGTGGCAACAATTCGAACTCGGACTTTTCAAAAAAAGATGAATTTAGACGATATTTAGAAAAGTCTGGAGTTTTggatgcgctaacaaaggtttTAGTCGGCCTGTACGAGGAACCTGATCGTCCAAACAATGCTCTGGACTACATGAAACGATACCTGGGAGCTCCATCCGCAGTTGATATTGATGGAATAAAACAAGAAAATTCCGAGTTAAAGATTCAAATCGAAAAGATGAAAAAGCAGCTGGCGGAGCTACAAGAATAG
- a CDS encoding predicted protein: MKSVAMFFTMFLLASLIPTDALSSLNTVSRRAVLAQSAGFATVSVWGPASWAVDASLIDDLTSSIDKLRPIPDLLEEKEWDKVRSILKLPPVNKLWNLGDCRKRCNPDERFSSLSVIQKSQNIVLKLAQDTGNIDLFELKEELAYTLQMCDQITYNNAFVYFQPGSGKFKIKEPQELARQAMKQIQDVIDAAIE, encoded by the exons ATGAAGAGCGTCGCCATGTTTTTCACAATGTTCCTCTTAGCTTCGCTGATCCCCACGGATGCCTTGTCATCTTTGAACACCGTGTCTCGTCGCGCAGTTCTCGCACAGTCCGCTGGATTTGCGACTGTCAGTGTTTGGGGACCCGCTTCCTGGGCCGTCGATGCCTCTCTCATCGACGATCTTACCTCTTCTATTGACAAACTTCGTCCAATTCCAGACCTTCTCGAGGAAAAAGAGTGGGATAAGGTGCGGTCAATACTTAAGCTTCCTCCCGTCAATAAGCTATGGAATCTTGGTGAT TGCCGTAAACGATGTAATCCTGACGAGAGgttttcttctctttccgtGATCCAAAAGTCACAAAATATTGTGCTAAAATTGGCACAAGACACAGGTAACATTGACCTATTCGAACTGAAGGAAGAATTGGCATACACTTTACAAATGTGCGACCAAATTACGTACAACAACGCGTTTGTCTACTTTCAGCCGGGCAGCGGAAAGTTTAAAATAAAAGAGCCTCAAGAGCTAGCAAGGCAAGCCATGAAACAGATCCAAGATGTAATCGATGCTGCTATCGAATAG
- a CDS encoding predicted protein: protein MLETKRAEAIPKFRLGLAGAPGAGKSTFIECLGKYILKLAEDSGNTSSQTKETKKSNSWIPDQLAVVCVDPSSTVTGGSILGDKTRMFELSRHPRSFVRPAPAAGALGGLASYTDDVVSLCQTAGYELVLLETVGLGQSEVEVAQSVDMLLLLIPPGGGDDLQGVKKGIIEVADMIIVTKADGNLLSTAKMTAADYKGAMQFVHAKGRLQGWEHPPVLLASAVTEEGVSNIWEYVCRYRRDMIDTGNLEEKRRKQSRYWMWKNLQNLVQEKARKSSSLNRFSRDLEEKLNSGRMTPRVAAARLLDCISGNNN, encoded by the coding sequence ATGTTGGAAACGAAACGAGCCGAAGCAATCCCCAAGTTTCGTCTCGGCCTCGCAGGCGCGCCAGGTGCAGGGAAATCTACATTTATCGAATGCCTCGGAAAGTATATTCTGAAGTTGGCGGAAGACTCGGGTAACACATCATCGCAAACAAAAGAGACGAAGAAATCTAATTCTTGGATTCCGGATCAGTTGGCTGTCGTTTGCGTGGATCCTAGTAGTACCGTAACGGGAGGTTCGATTCTCGGTGACAAAACACGAATGTTCGAGCTTAGTCGCCACCCCCGATCCTTTGTTAGACCAGCCCCAGCAGCAGGAGCGCTCGGGGGTCTCGCGTCCTATACGGACGATGTTGTTTCGCTTTGTCAGACAGCCGGCTACGAGCTGGTTTTACTCGAGACGGTTGGTCTGGGCCAGTCCGAAGTCGAAGTCGCACAGAGTGTGGACATGTTGCTGTTACTGATCCCTCCAGGAGGCGGTGATGATTTACAGGGCGTCAAGAAAGGAATAATTGAAGTTGCGGATATGATTATTGTGACAAAGGCGGATGGAAATTTGCTCTCAACTGCAAAAATGACGGCAGCAGATTACAAAGGCGCGATGCAGTTTGTGCATGCCAAGGGTCGATTGCAAGGTTGGGAGCATCCTCCGGTACTTCTCGCCAGTGCCGTGACGGAAGAAGGCGTTTCCAACATCTGGGAATATGTGTGCCGATACCGACGGGATATGATTGATACAGGAAACCTGGAGGAAAAGAGACGAAAGCAAAGCCGCTACTGGATGTGGAAAAACCTTCAAAATCTGGTTCAAGAGAAAGCACGAAAAAGCTCCTCACTGAATAGGTTCTCACGCGACCTGGAGGAAAAGCTGAATTCTGGACGGATGACGCCGCGTGTAGCAGCTGCAAGGCTTCTCGATTGCATATCAGGCAACAATAATTAG